A genomic stretch from Chitinophaga agri includes:
- a CDS encoding lanthionine synthetase LanC family protein, whose protein sequence is MSMQEDKQVILQGLYELAARLLPVMDKQQMIYDLGQPGVSVDLFNGKAGVILFYLRLAEYDPAYLQVALSAADVLLSHPAILQQQYFTLYTGATGLLYLCIVLYEATAYEQYLERAHELAAAFEYGILNQVIQDDLISGHAGNLLVLTRLYSYKRKAGLLSLIQRLADRLVAHARIASQGLRWGHLKRSYDCLTGMSHGASGIGHALLQVSAYFGDEELLSLALQAWAYEMTYYDPDRRNWLDLRLTSTHLQEADVVHWRLEDFRKYISDVNAWAHGAAGAGLARLHAWKVTGDPNFAEECEQAITRCLDDLVTLKRGDFTLCSGYAGVAMFVLEAATSLNRPSLREAAQQLAVNAIKYYGEHRTYNSYISNADSDPGLFSGLAGVGYLFASVLLPDRREHITAPLIGIQRNDQPLYAPGELRRRLFDRYYARTLAKLVDRSLKIDMDIHSLEQLLKTLGGEDDTFTYEYSLTQVWKTHRGSWAYTQRAMILAGINDQLRRETDIVLLDTVFEIVQGVEVCTTAQPMHPVGEEDKADTEGYYYIHYAHPQGVNTFPVSRFTVVLLTAIGYSLPLGQLVRDMLHPKTDVSIALLQQIVLAQIRRLLQEGFITKQ, encoded by the coding sequence ATGTCTATGCAGGAGGATAAGCAGGTCATACTACAGGGCCTGTATGAGCTGGCCGCACGGCTGCTACCTGTTATGGACAAGCAGCAGATGATCTATGATCTGGGGCAGCCCGGTGTTTCAGTAGATCTGTTTAATGGGAAGGCAGGAGTGATACTGTTTTATTTGCGGCTGGCTGAATACGATCCCGCTTATCTGCAGGTGGCCTTGTCCGCTGCGGACGTGCTATTATCCCATCCGGCTATATTGCAGCAACAGTACTTTACGTTGTATACAGGCGCTACGGGCTTGTTATACCTGTGCATCGTGCTGTACGAAGCGACCGCATATGAGCAATATCTGGAACGCGCGCACGAACTGGCAGCTGCTTTTGAATACGGGATTTTAAACCAGGTGATACAAGATGATCTTATCAGCGGACATGCAGGTAATTTACTGGTGCTGACGAGGCTATACAGTTATAAAAGAAAGGCCGGTTTATTGTCATTGATACAGCGACTGGCGGACAGGCTAGTAGCGCATGCCAGGATCGCATCACAGGGTTTACGCTGGGGACACCTGAAGAGATCATATGATTGCCTCACAGGTATGTCACATGGTGCTTCCGGTATCGGTCATGCATTGCTACAGGTGTCTGCGTACTTTGGGGATGAGGAACTACTATCCCTGGCGCTACAGGCATGGGCCTATGAAATGACGTATTATGATCCGGACAGGAGGAACTGGCTGGACCTGCGTTTAACAAGTACTCACCTGCAGGAAGCGGATGTTGTGCACTGGCGGCTGGAGGATTTCAGGAAGTATATCAGTGATGTGAACGCGTGGGCGCATGGTGCTGCTGGTGCAGGACTGGCACGCTTACATGCCTGGAAGGTGACTGGCGATCCAAACTTCGCAGAGGAATGTGAGCAGGCGATCACACGCTGTCTTGATGACCTGGTTACTTTGAAGAGAGGTGATTTTACGCTATGCAGTGGATATGCCGGAGTGGCGATGTTCGTGTTGGAAGCAGCAACTTCACTGAACAGACCCTCATTGCGGGAAGCCGCACAGCAACTCGCAGTGAATGCGATTAAGTATTATGGAGAACATCGCACCTACAATAGTTATATCAGCAATGCAGATAGTGATCCCGGGCTCTTTTCCGGATTGGCGGGGGTAGGATATCTGTTTGCCAGTGTATTGCTGCCTGACAGGAGGGAACATATTACGGCGCCATTGATCGGCATACAGCGTAATGATCAACCTTTATATGCGCCAGGGGAACTGAGGCGCCGGTTGTTTGACCGTTATTATGCCAGGACCCTGGCAAAGTTAGTGGACCGATCCCTGAAAATAGATATGGATATTCATTCCCTGGAGCAGCTATTAAAGACATTGGGAGGGGAGGATGATACTTTTACCTATGAGTACAGCCTTACTCAGGTTTGGAAAACGCATCGTGGATCTTGGGCGTATACGCAAAGAGCGATGATACTGGCAGGCATTAATGATCAATTGCGGCGCGAGACGGACATTGTCCTATTAGATACCGTGTTTGAAATTGTACAGGGAGTGGAGGTCTGTACTACAGCACAGCCGATGCATCCGGTTGGCGAAGAAGACAAGGCGGACACGGAAGGGTATTATTATATTCATTATGCGCACCCGCAGGGTGTAAATACTTTTCCTGTCAGTCGCTTTACTGTCGTACTGCTTACTGCTATCGGGTATTCGTTACCGCTCGGGCAACTTGTAAGGGATATGCTGCATCCAAAGACAGATGTATCGATAGCTTTACTGCAGCAGATCGTATTAGCACAGATAAGACGCTTACTGCAAGAAGGATTTATTACAAAGCAATAA
- a CDS encoding thiopeptide-type bacteriocin biosynthesis protein — MQTVWLSAHLFYAGDLHVLLRELVIPFLKDRGCPAFFIRYGEGGLHIRLRCQLKVSDVTGVQVALLAMENIFEGLTVRFTDYIPEINRYGDARSIGWAERQFVASSRYVLEVLSAVPEWSTSAALIQALRMNIAMAWALETAEEEITAICSLFIKSWVRRLLDPSKPAGEQEMYYTGLMEARFNSYANVLLPAAGGIWHALRNENADSSLQVFAEENKHVFRQYRGLGFDTSKMRDIVGSCMHMGHNRMGVSNLDEAYIMFFTLKCLQYVYAGG, encoded by the coding sequence ATGCAAACAGTATGGTTATCCGCACATCTTTTCTATGCTGGTGATTTACATGTATTACTCCGTGAGCTGGTGATCCCTTTTCTGAAAGACAGGGGCTGCCCGGCTTTTTTTATCCGGTATGGTGAAGGTGGTTTACATATCAGGTTGAGGTGTCAGCTTAAGGTATCGGATGTAACCGGGGTACAGGTAGCGCTGTTAGCGATGGAGAACATATTTGAAGGACTGACGGTCCGGTTTACAGACTACATACCAGAAATTAACCGGTACGGTGATGCACGTAGTATAGGTTGGGCAGAACGACAGTTTGTAGCATCTTCCAGGTACGTGCTGGAGGTATTATCTGCCGTACCGGAATGGTCTACATCGGCTGCATTGATACAGGCACTCCGGATGAATATTGCTATGGCGTGGGCATTAGAGACAGCTGAAGAGGAAATAACAGCCATCTGCAGCCTGTTCATTAAAAGCTGGGTGCGCCGTTTACTTGATCCGTCTAAACCTGCAGGAGAACAGGAGATGTATTACACTGGTTTAATGGAAGCGCGGTTTAATAGTTATGCGAACGTCTTATTGCCGGCGGCAGGCGGTATATGGCATGCATTGCGGAATGAGAACGCGGACAGTTCTTTGCAGGTATTTGCCGAAGAGAACAAACATGTTTTCAGGCAGTACCGTGGGTTAGGATTTGATACCAGTAAGATGCGGGATATTGTTGGCAGTTGTATGCACATGGGGCATAATCGCATGGGGGTATCCAATCTGGATGAAGCCTACATTATGTTCTTTACGCTAAAATGTTTGCAGTATGTCTATGCAGGAGGATAA
- a CDS encoding alpha/beta fold hydrolase has product MTTIKTLISTAVIALGLISCSKSEPAAPDNTSNQTAKTKFIEAGGTKYAYRELGNQSGTPVLMLSPLGSSLDDWDPAVTNGIAQNYKVILVDLDGVGASTGTTPNNIVDMAKGATTFIKAMGLKKVNLLGFSLGSFIAQQVALTEPELIKKMILTGTGPKGAVGLSNLTNLLAAGAGLTPEQNFLFFGFTKSDASIKAGTASWNRVHERTTDRDPAVSQESAGAAVQAVLGWAQPNAAALDELKQVTIPVLIAQGKEDLPVPVENAINMSQHLPNARLVVYPDAAHAALFQNADAFVKEVVGFLAQ; this is encoded by the coding sequence ATGACAACGATCAAAACCCTCATCAGCACAGCTGTAATCGCACTTGGCCTTATTTCCTGCTCGAAAAGTGAACCGGCAGCACCCGACAATACGAGTAACCAGACTGCTAAAACGAAATTCATCGAAGCTGGTGGTACAAAATATGCTTACCGTGAACTGGGCAACCAGTCAGGTACGCCTGTTCTAATGTTATCGCCATTAGGTAGTTCACTGGATGACTGGGACCCTGCTGTTACCAATGGTATCGCACAGAACTACAAAGTGATACTGGTGGACCTGGATGGGGTAGGCGCATCAACAGGTACAACTCCCAATAATATTGTAGATATGGCTAAAGGCGCCACTACCTTTATCAAAGCCATGGGATTGAAGAAAGTAAATTTATTAGGCTTCTCACTCGGTAGCTTTATCGCCCAACAGGTCGCGCTGACTGAACCTGAACTGATCAAAAAAATGATCCTGACTGGTACAGGCCCCAAAGGCGCCGTAGGTCTGTCCAACCTGACTAATTTACTGGCAGCAGGTGCTGGGCTGACACCGGAACAGAACTTCCTGTTCTTCGGATTTACAAAGTCTGACGCAAGTATAAAAGCGGGTACTGCATCCTGGAACAGGGTACACGAACGCACCACCGACCGCGATCCAGCTGTTAGCCAGGAAAGTGCGGGAGCTGCGGTACAGGCAGTATTAGGCTGGGCGCAACCAAATGCGGCTGCACTGGATGAGTTAAAGCAAGTAACCATTCCGGTACTGATTGCACAGGGTAAAGAAGACTTACCTGTTCCTGTGGAGAACGCTATCAATATGTCACAGCATTTACCTAATGCCCGTCTGGTAGTATATCCGGATGCAGCACACGCGGCGCTGTTCCAGAATGCTGACGCTTTCGTGAAAGAAGTAGTTGGGTTCCTGGCGCAATAA
- a CDS encoding pinensin family lanthipeptide, producing MKDNQVSQIKLSIDDLKIESFVTSIDSEMNTRLAGGLAGQSHPTHTVATDDEGHLCTTIICA from the coding sequence ATGAAAGACAATCAGGTATCCCAGATCAAACTGAGCATTGATGATCTTAAAATTGAAAGCTTTGTAACCAGCATTGACAGCGAAATGAACACTCGTCTGGCTGGTGGTCTCGCAGGACAAAGCCATCCTACACATACCGTAGCTACAGATGACGAAGGCCACCTGTGCACCACTATTATCTGCGCATAA
- a CDS encoding DUF3526 domain-containing protein: MRALNNQIYTWLQIIAFELRMLLRTGTLPVLVLIIISAGMAALSFGHHRRTSQLNTLDSIRRDYTIAYEKLYSGLHADTASPEGKATYLAATHPAVIDYKLHRTAIHPPTAFSVLATGMSDIATYYIPVTIKQQYIPAEEKVNNPQHLLAGSFDVSFLIIYLLPLALICISYNLLAQEKEQGTLSLLVTQKGSITGILFFRLLLRYLLIMCCLVIILLISIIYTGSLPGRETIAWLAVSGAYLGVWTGIIWFILSWNAGAVLNMMTMLCTWLLLLMVLPSLLHLRLDHQDADNHTANYASRQREIEWETWDWPQQQLLDSFYTYYPVYRNANAYDTSTGSTRRMMAYYEVVSRRMQRELSSVRTIQAHDLQLLVASYRYDPPVYAQALLNSIARTDVSDYDHFNSQAALFRKRWQSFLYPFHFNNKPFTADDYRSMPVYDHSYSSDSSRQWFWGICYMLSLAIILLLAGTVVLEKKLLKHRI; encoded by the coding sequence ATGCGAGCGTTGAATAATCAAATCTATACCTGGTTACAGATCATTGCATTCGAACTCCGTATGCTGCTCCGGACAGGCACATTACCTGTATTGGTACTGATCATCATATCAGCGGGAATGGCCGCGCTTTCGTTCGGTCATCACCGCCGTACAAGCCAGCTGAACACCCTGGACAGTATCCGGAGGGACTATACGATCGCCTACGAAAAGTTATATAGCGGACTGCATGCCGACACGGCTTCACCAGAAGGAAAAGCAACGTACCTGGCGGCTACACATCCGGCAGTGATTGACTATAAACTACACAGGACAGCGATACATCCGCCAACAGCCTTCTCTGTGCTGGCTACAGGCATGAGCGATATCGCTACCTACTACATCCCCGTGACCATTAAACAGCAGTACATCCCTGCTGAAGAAAAAGTCAACAATCCACAGCACCTGCTGGCCGGCAGCTTTGACGTTTCCTTTCTGATCATCTACCTGTTGCCGCTCGCACTGATCTGCATCAGCTACAACCTGCTCGCACAGGAAAAAGAACAAGGCACGCTATCGCTGCTCGTAACACAGAAAGGCAGCATTACCGGCATCCTTTTCTTCCGCCTATTGCTGAGATATCTGCTAATCATGTGCTGCCTTGTCATTATTCTACTCATCAGTATAATATATACAGGCAGTTTGCCCGGGAGGGAAACAATAGCCTGGCTGGCGGTCAGTGGAGCCTACCTGGGTGTGTGGACAGGTATCATCTGGTTTATCCTGTCATGGAATGCCGGCGCTGTCCTTAATATGATGACAATGTTATGCACCTGGCTGTTACTCCTCATGGTACTTCCTTCCCTGCTTCATTTACGGCTCGATCACCAGGATGCCGACAACCATACAGCTAACTACGCATCGCGTCAGCGGGAAATTGAATGGGAGACGTGGGACTGGCCACAACAACAATTGCTGGATAGCTTTTATACCTATTATCCTGTCTATCGTAATGCCAATGCCTACGATACCAGTACGGGCAGCACCCGCCGCATGATGGCCTATTATGAAGTGGTATCGAGGCGGATGCAACGAGAACTTTCCAGCGTCAGAACGATACAGGCACATGACCTACAGCTGCTCGTTGCGTCATACCGGTATGACCCACCGGTCTATGCGCAGGCATTGCTGAACAGCATCGCCCGTACGGACGTCAGTGACTATGACCACTTCAACTCACAGGCGGCGCTATTCCGGAAAAGATGGCAATCGTTCCTGTATCCATTCCACTTCAATAACAAACCATTTACGGCGGATGATTACAGATCAATGCCCGTCTACGATCATTCCTATTCTTCAGATAGCAGCCGGCAATGGTTTTGGGGGATTTGCTATATGCTGTCACTTGCTATTATACTACTACTGGCAGGAACAGTGGTACTGGAAAAGAAACTCCTGAAACACCGTATTTAA
- a CDS encoding TonB-dependent siderophore receptor, whose amino-acid sequence MKTSIPISCCLSLFVLQTQAQQQADSLRKQHLKEFQVMESKKSMKADSMSPVLRLEGRLLEIPQNITGVTADLIREQGGIDMKDIVRNASGVKIGYNSSVFDASATVMMRGFNAETYINGMPQRSTMGAIVDDAALIERVDFIKGPAGFLISSGDPGGSINITTKVPKAQRIRQLELAGGGFGLWRASADIGSITKDKGLSYRLNGVWQQQQSFQDFLQTKKYVIAPVVRYNFNPDTYVLAEYNLIDMRSDGGSSVTKIGTEGEVLKDRIGSNYAGDPHLPQSGSSSQHIRLAFHHRFNEQLRLTIQSKYTVNSTNVWYLISDNYSLVNFDSSNVTRRLPVHNEITGRVAAVQAYISGKFKTGSHIEHTVFAGLDYNYSKDHYVNAYGLYAFTFDRTHPAYGLNKDSVQVTGKPALIVRENNWTSAFFYSTSRIYTNWLFNYGGRFTINTPVTINSRQPQRDETAFSPRLGITRILSSSLAVYAMYDQSFIPQSGVDASGNRFDPQRGNSIEAGLKKEWFRQRLLTSIAGYRIIKNNLLVSDLEHPGFRRQIGQATSTGVEADVTGRISERLTVSANYAYIHAITSKDTRKENEGNKLAFTPEQVINSWAQYSIPLTAISRISISLGHTTVTKTATYTPDFDLKGYTKFDGGVAYTHGKWYVRLIADNLTNRRYFSSGDMLVGSIKEGVRTYYYIEGAPLSCKIFAGIRL is encoded by the coding sequence ATGAAAACATCAATACCTATTTCCTGCTGCTTATCGCTTTTCGTCCTGCAAACACAGGCCCAACAGCAGGCAGACAGCCTGCGCAAACAACACCTGAAGGAATTTCAGGTAATGGAAAGTAAAAAAAGTATGAAGGCTGATAGTATGTCACCGGTGTTAAGACTCGAAGGACGACTGCTTGAAATACCACAGAATATAACGGGTGTAACAGCTGACCTGATCAGGGAACAGGGGGGGATTGACATGAAGGATATTGTCCGCAATGCCAGTGGCGTAAAGATCGGTTACAACAGTTCCGTTTTCGACGCCTCCGCTACTGTCATGATGCGGGGATTCAATGCTGAGACCTATATAAATGGTATGCCGCAACGTAGTACGATGGGCGCTATTGTTGACGATGCTGCTTTAATTGAACGGGTTGACTTTATTAAAGGGCCCGCAGGCTTCCTCATCTCTTCCGGCGATCCGGGAGGTAGTATCAACATCACCACCAAGGTACCCAAAGCGCAACGCATCAGACAACTGGAACTGGCTGGCGGTGGGTTCGGTCTCTGGCGGGCCTCTGCTGATATTGGCAGTATAACGAAGGACAAAGGCCTTTCATACCGGCTGAATGGTGTATGGCAGCAGCAGCAGAGTTTCCAGGACTTTCTGCAGACAAAGAAATACGTCATTGCGCCGGTGGTCCGCTATAACTTCAATCCTGATACCTATGTATTGGCAGAATACAACCTCATAGACATGCGATCAGATGGAGGCAGTAGTGTAACTAAGATCGGCACTGAAGGTGAAGTATTAAAAGACCGGATCGGCAGTAACTATGCTGGCGATCCACATCTGCCACAATCAGGATCCAGTTCTCAGCATATCAGACTGGCTTTCCATCACCGGTTCAATGAGCAGCTGCGGTTGACTATACAATCCAAGTATACTGTCAACTCCACAAATGTATGGTATCTTATATCAGACAACTACTCTCTGGTGAACTTTGACAGCTCTAACGTGACACGCCGGTTGCCTGTACATAATGAGATAACCGGACGTGTAGCGGCTGTACAGGCGTATATCAGCGGAAAATTCAAAACCGGCAGCCATATTGAACATACTGTCTTTGCAGGACTCGACTACAACTATAGCAAAGACCATTACGTCAACGCCTATGGACTATATGCCTTCACATTTGACAGGACACATCCTGCATATGGTCTGAATAAGGACAGTGTACAAGTGACTGGCAAACCGGCGCTGATAGTCAGGGAGAACAACTGGACCTCGGCTTTCTTCTACAGTACCAGCCGTATCTACACTAACTGGCTATTCAACTACGGGGGACGGTTCACCATCAATACACCTGTTACCATTAATAGCAGGCAACCACAACGGGATGAAACTGCCTTCTCTCCCAGACTTGGCATTACCCGCATCCTGAGCAGCTCCCTGGCCGTGTATGCCATGTACGACCAGTCGTTCATCCCACAGTCTGGCGTAGATGCCAGCGGCAACAGGTTTGATCCGCAACGGGGGAACAGTATAGAAGCAGGCCTGAAGAAAGAGTGGTTCAGGCAGCGCCTTCTTACCAGTATTGCAGGATACAGGATCATCAAAAACAACCTGCTCGTCTCCGACCTTGAACACCCCGGTTTCAGAAGACAGATCGGCCAGGCAACCAGCACTGGTGTGGAAGCAGATGTCACCGGCCGCATATCCGAAAGGCTCACTGTTTCCGCCAACTATGCCTATATCCATGCTATCACCAGTAAAGACACCCGCAAGGAAAATGAAGGTAACAAGCTGGCCTTCACACCTGAGCAGGTCATCAACAGCTGGGCACAGTATAGCATACCACTGACAGCGATCTCCAGGATCAGCATCAGTCTCGGACATACGACAGTCACGAAGACGGCCACCTACACACCGGACTTTGACCTGAAAGGATATACAAAGTTCGACGGTGGCGTAGCCTACACACATGGTAAATGGTATGTACGCCTTATAGCAGACAACCTGACCAATAGACGGTACTTCTCCAGCGGCGACATGCTGGTCGGATCAATAAAAGAAGGCGTACGCACCTACTACTACATCGAGGGTGCTCCCCTCTCCTGTAAAATATTTGCTGGCATCAGATTATAA
- a CDS encoding lantibiotic dehydratase, translating into MALRIFPHVLIRYAGMPLHVLHTAALPDMEKNIRAVAQWETQLRQQKNAVCELLYTAINRETDGRKRQQLLQLKRNIFNDKLLAVLSAEMPHEVQVYLQQMKDREKSIQQWQQDIHTNIIAAREALQQYVQTESLRRGILLSSPVLYEQLNNFAAADSRQFKSRELKNEYSLLRYLSRMAAKTSPFSTFTYIGNGQLVKQVDKTDAGQVHSSIRLHNGLFSYLRLLMVHHPVLNETVLLKLNVTATLERDELHFLVNYFNVEAFQRLPARNLPLWLFHYLKDHNAVVNIGQLTDHLCTQIADTDRTVIKSFLLKCVLNGLLEPSIGCSGIDPEWDRQLLSFLSPYTTVPEVSRVHTTLTELQLIREAYAIADANRRRQLLQQASVMLNELFHGLQQEAGLPDEMPVEEGAFRLFRFQARRFLPQDIFYEDTYTKQSGSLSAEKVATFMEEISQLCGLLRPLDALQEEREHMRTFFLQQYDTGTTIPVIQFYHDYYRFEKKPAAGQGPKKEVPPIILPETLQTTLDNDTVHINAGNEMVLSATNAGGVFAQFYQEGGQLQGVVNALLPGMGKVAGRFLHLLTPSVTETFKIWNEQLHVEKLLLELNDGSVFNANIHPPLLSYEVCMPGGNNIYAPEAQVALQEIVVRYNQADDALELFHIKQQRVVYAYDLSLESFYNRSHFYRLLAHFNEEQRVPVRGLISAIDRQYMDSFSPDDDIQVRPRIRFGKQVILRRKGWLLKTSGIPVCGQEESNAAYIIRLNMWRVQHGLPEQCFLFLQSPYIPVSVASQNKLQRDDYKPQYMSFGHPLLVLLFRKLLSRAGEWCYLEEMLPAAAHVDATGEDGIVKEYLLHWYNW; encoded by the coding sequence ATGGCACTCAGAATATTTCCGCATGTGCTGATACGCTATGCGGGCATGCCACTCCATGTATTGCATACGGCCGCGTTGCCGGATATGGAAAAGAACATCCGTGCTGTTGCACAATGGGAAACGCAGCTGCGCCAGCAGAAGAACGCTGTTTGTGAATTACTATATACTGCCATTAACCGGGAGACCGATGGCAGGAAAAGGCAGCAACTCCTGCAGTTGAAGCGTAATATCTTTAATGACAAACTTCTGGCAGTGCTATCAGCCGAAATGCCTCATGAGGTACAGGTGTACCTGCAGCAGATGAAAGATCGGGAGAAAAGCATACAACAATGGCAGCAGGACATTCATACAAATATCATTGCCGCCAGGGAGGCATTGCAGCAGTATGTTCAAACGGAGTCATTGCGCAGGGGTATTTTGTTATCAAGCCCGGTGTTGTATGAACAGCTGAATAATTTTGCGGCAGCGGATAGCCGGCAGTTCAAAAGCCGCGAGCTTAAGAATGAATATAGCCTATTGCGGTATCTCAGTCGTATGGCGGCAAAAACCTCTCCGTTCAGCACCTTCACCTACATCGGTAATGGGCAGTTGGTAAAGCAGGTTGACAAGACAGATGCGGGGCAGGTGCACAGCAGCATACGACTACATAATGGATTGTTCAGCTATCTCCGGTTACTAATGGTGCATCATCCCGTGCTGAATGAAACAGTCCTGCTAAAATTAAATGTGACTGCAACGCTGGAGCGCGATGAGTTGCATTTCCTGGTGAACTACTTTAATGTGGAGGCTTTCCAGCGACTGCCGGCCAGGAACCTGCCGCTATGGTTGTTCCATTATCTGAAGGATCATAATGCGGTGGTGAATATCGGTCAGCTGACGGATCATCTGTGCACACAGATAGCAGACACAGACAGGACGGTGATCAAATCGTTTCTGTTGAAATGTGTGCTGAACGGATTGCTGGAGCCATCTATTGGCTGCTCGGGTATCGATCCCGAATGGGACAGGCAACTCCTCTCATTCCTGTCGCCATATACAACAGTGCCGGAGGTAAGTCGGGTACATACAACCTTAACTGAGCTACAGCTGATCAGGGAAGCCTATGCTATTGCTGATGCCAATAGAAGGCGTCAACTATTGCAGCAGGCATCTGTTATGCTGAATGAACTCTTTCATGGGTTACAGCAAGAGGCCGGACTACCGGATGAAATGCCTGTTGAAGAAGGCGCTTTCCGGTTATTTCGCTTTCAGGCCCGCCGGTTCCTGCCGCAGGATATATTTTATGAGGATACCTACACGAAGCAGTCCGGTAGTTTATCCGCAGAAAAAGTGGCTACGTTCATGGAGGAAATTAGCCAGCTGTGTGGACTGCTGCGCCCATTAGATGCATTACAGGAAGAACGGGAACACATGCGGACCTTCTTCCTGCAACAGTATGATACAGGAACAACCATACCGGTCATACAGTTCTATCATGATTATTACCGGTTTGAGAAGAAGCCTGCCGCCGGCCAGGGGCCAAAGAAAGAGGTCCCCCCGATCATTTTGCCGGAGACATTACAAACAACCCTGGATAATGACACCGTTCATATTAACGCAGGAAATGAAATGGTGTTATCAGCTACTAATGCGGGAGGCGTGTTTGCACAGTTCTATCAGGAGGGTGGGCAATTGCAGGGTGTTGTAAATGCCTTGTTACCAGGTATGGGAAAAGTAGCAGGACGTTTCCTGCACTTGCTGACACCGTCAGTGACAGAAACGTTCAAAATATGGAATGAGCAGTTGCATGTAGAGAAGCTGCTGCTGGAACTCAATGATGGGTCGGTGTTCAATGCAAATATACATCCACCATTGTTATCGTACGAGGTATGTATGCCCGGCGGCAATAATATATATGCACCGGAAGCGCAGGTCGCCTTACAGGAGATAGTGGTGCGTTATAATCAGGCGGATGATGCCTTGGAACTATTTCATATTAAGCAGCAAAGAGTCGTGTATGCGTATGATCTGAGCCTTGAGTCTTTTTATAACCGCTCTCATTTTTACCGGTTACTGGCACATTTCAATGAAGAGCAACGGGTTCCCGTGAGAGGCCTGATCAGCGCCATTGACCGGCAATACATGGACAGCTTTTCTCCGGATGATGATATACAGGTACGTCCGCGTATACGTTTTGGAAAACAGGTGATATTGAGGCGCAAGGGATGGTTACTGAAGACATCCGGCATACCTGTTTGCGGACAGGAGGAGTCGAACGCGGCTTATATCATACGGTTAAATATGTGGAGAGTGCAGCATGGACTGCCTGAGCAGTGTTTTTTATTCCTGCAATCGCCTTACATACCTGTGTCTGTCGCGTCGCAAAATAAATTACAGCGGGATGATTACAAGCCACAGTATATGAGTTTCGGTCATCCTTTGCTGGTACTGTTGTTCAGGAAACTGCTTTCGCGGGCAGGGGAATGGTGTTACCTGGAAGAAATGTTGCCCGCAGCTGCACATGTAGATGCAACCGGGGAAGATGGTATTGTGAAGGAGTATCTATTACACTGGTATAACTGGTAG